A portion of the Channa argus isolate prfri chromosome 19, Channa argus male v1.0, whole genome shotgun sequence genome contains these proteins:
- the prdm14 gene encoding PR domain zinc finger protein 14 → MSVSLSSIPIVLKDKSYQARMLKGSPARGFYPPPLPGPHHYMDFFPRTHNLLHPLKSLGRLVSDSEASLPLNLHSGAPPFLGQGGHHASVVHEHVLNAPGIPYLSQMLPGHPLYSKPEELAAVVTEHAAGPMSSDFCSPSSERSSSATSPPKESLFRLRVTELSPEKSRTSYNFSEDDLYMVLYGYSGGQERSVGHAISGVALPEKSVSDSQISPLDKEALELPEGLIVLQATWGNVLHCGVFTDKSNIPKGMRFGPFQGKLVNTSEIKTYDDNTLMWEVFENGRLSHFVDGRGGSGNWMSLVKCARFPEEQNLIAVQIQGQIFYEACKEIRPSQELLVWYGDCYMQFLGIPLTLKEPLEEGNEVPPTEDAGEGFKCDRCGKVFAYKYYRDKHLKYTRCVDQGDRKFPCHLCNRSFEKRDRLRIHILHVHEKHRPHKCSVCGKSFSQSSSLNKHMRVHSGERPYKCVYCNKAFTASSILRTHIRQHSGERPFKCKHCGKAFASHAAHDSHVRRTHAGDKSFPCDLCGASFHDEQELKYHIKSHTKSQNLESTVLPTSPETGSQEDSVFPVKDKPKIHKNAAQNFPYVGLTVLNQEYRPWN, encoded by the exons ATGTCCGTGTCCCTGTCCAGCATCCCTATAGTGCTAAAGGACAAGAGCTACCAAGCCAGGATGCTGAAGGGCAGTCCCGCACGGGGTTTctatcctcctcctctcccagGCCCCCATCACTACATGGACTTCTTCCCACGGACGCACAACCTCCTCCATCCACTCAAGTCCCTCGGTCGTCTTGTCTCGGACAGTGAAGCATCCTTACCGCTCAACCTGCACAGCGGAGCCCCTCCGTTCCTCGGTCAGGGTGGCCACCACGCCTCCGTTGTGCACGAACACGTGTTGAACGCCCCCGGTATCCCATATCTGAGCCAGATGTTGCCTGGACACCCTCTATACTCCAAACCGGAGGAACTGGCGGCTGTAGTGACGGAGCACGCCGCCGGTCCAATGTCTTCCGACTTCTGCAGCCCGTCGAGTGAGCGGTCCTCCTCGGCCACCTCGCCACCCAAGGAGAGTTTATTTCGCCTCCGGGTCACAGAGCTGTCACCAGAAAAATCTCGCACCTCTTATAATTTTAGCGAGGACGACTTGTACATGGTGCTGTACGGGTACTCGGGTGGCCAGGAGCGCAGCGTGGGTCATGCCATATCAGGAGTGGCCCTGCCCGAAAAATCAG TTTCTGACTCTCAGATTTCCCCGTTGGACAAAGAGGCACTTGAACTTCCAGAGG GGCTGATCGTCCTCCAGGCAACATGGGGAAATGTGTTACACTGTGGGGTCTTCACAGACAAAAGCAACATCCCCAAAGGGATGCGCTTTGGACCTTTCCAAGGAAAACTGGTCAATACCAGCGAGATTAAAACATATGATGACAACACCTTGATGTGGGAG GTGTTTGAGAACGGCCGCTTGAGTCACTTTGTGGATGGTAGAGGTGGATCGGGAAACTGGATGTCTTTAGTGAAGTGTGCTCGTTTCCCCGAAGAGCAGAACTTGATTGCTGTGCAGATCCAGGGTCAGATCTTCTATGAGGCCTGCAAAGAGATCAGGCCGAGTCAAGAGCTGCTGGTGTGGTATGGAGACTGCTACATGCAGTTCCTCGGCATCCCACTTACCCTAAAAGAACCTCTAGAGGAAGGCAACGAGGTTCCTCCCACTGAAG ATGCTGGTGAAGGGTTCAAATGTGACAGATGTGGGAAGGTATTTGCATACAAATACTACAGAGACAAACATCTGAAGTACACACGCTGTGTGGATCAGGGTGACAGAAAGTTCCCTTGTCACCTCTGCAACAGATCTTTTGAAAAAAGAGACAGATTAAGGATCCACATCTTACACGTTCATGAGAAACACAGGCCGCACAAG TGTTCAGTCTGTGGAAAGAGTTTTTCGCAGTCGTCAAGTCTCAACAAACACATGCGTGTGCACTCTGGAGAAAGGCCATACaagtgtgtttactgtaataAG GCCTTCACTGCCTCCAGTATTCTGCGGACACATATCCGCCAGCACTCGGGAGAGCGGCCCTTCAAGTGCAAACACTGCGGGAAGGCCTTTGCATCCCACGCCGCCCACGACAGCCACGTCCGGCGGACTCACGCCGGAGACAAGTCGTTCCCTTGCGACCTGTGCGGAGCTTCTTTCCATGACGAGCAGGAACTTAAGTACCACATTAAAAGCCACACGA aaaGTCAAAACTTGGAATCCACTGTCCTTCCAACTTCTCCAGAGACTGGATCACAGGAGGACTCCGTCTTTCCAGTGAAGGACAAgcctaaaatacacaaaaatgctGCACAAAACTTTCCTTACGTCGGGTTAACAGTTTTGAATCAGGAATATCGGCCCTGGAACTAA